In Pseudobdellovibrio exovorus JSS, the genomic stretch CCATTAAGTGGTTTAAAACGTATTTTCTCGGTACGCGGTTTAGGTGAGTTGTTAAAATCTATTATGAAAATGGTAGCGATCTGTTTGATCGTCTACAAAATTTTAAAATCTGAGATCAACTTAATCCCTTATTTATCTGGTTACGATGTGCAACAGATCATGGGGTACTTAGGTGTTATCGTTTTCAAACTATTCTTAACTGCGGGTATTTTCATGTTGGTTCTTGCTGCTGCTGATTACTTTTTTCAGCGCTGGAGACTTGAAAAAGAAATGATGATGACCAAGCAAGAAGTTAAAGAAGAACATAAATCTCGCGAGGGTGATCCGATCATCAAAGCTCGTATTCGTAAAGTGCAACGTGAGATGGCCAGCCGTAAGATGATGGCTGATGTGCCAAAAGGTGATGTTGTGGTTACAAATCCAACTCACATTGCAGTCGTTTTAAAATACTCAGATAACTTGCCAGCTCCACAATTGATTGCAAAAGGTGGAGACCATGTTGCTGAAAAAATCAAACAAATCGCACGTGATAATAACATTCCAATTATCGAGAATAAGCCATTGGCACGTACGATTTTTAAAACAATGAAAATTGGGCAAGTGATTCCGCGTGAGCTGTTTGTAGCCGTAGCGGAAGTGTTGTCTTATGTATACAGATTGCGTCGTAAGAAAAGAAATGCAGGGTCTCGGGTTCAACCTGAGCAAGGAATTTAGGCGGGGATAAAGCGTGCAGCAACTATTTTTATTTGCAAAACGATTTGAAAAGTACACGAAGAATACAGATCTCTTCATTGCGATTGGTGTTTTAGTCATCATTGCGGTGATGATCATTCCATTGCCAGCGTTGGTGATTGACGTCGCTTTAACTTTTTCATTGGCGATCAGCTTATTGATTCTTTTAACTTCGATTTACGTCACTCGTACTTTAGATTTCACGTCATTCCCATCACTGTTGTTGATGACGACATTATTCCGTTTGGCCTTGAACGTATCGACAACGCGTTTGATCTTATCACACGGACATGAAGGCCCTGCAGCAGCAGGGGGAGTGATCCAAGCGTTTGCCAATGTAATCGTTGGTAATAACTATGTTATCGGTTTTATTATCTTCGCCATTTTAGTTGTGATTAACTTCATCGTTATCACCAAAGGTTCTGGCCGCGTGGCGGAAGTTGCAGCTCGTTTCACATTAGATGCAATGCCAGGGAAGCAAATGTCGATTGATGCCGAGCTAAATGCCGGTGCTATCAATGAAACAGAGGCACGTAAACGCCGTCGTGAAGTTGAGCAAGAAGCTGACTTCTACGGGGCTATGGATGGTGCTAGTAAATTCGTACGAGGTGATGCGATTGCCGGCATCTTGATCCTTGTGATCAATATCGTGGGTGGTCTTTTAATTGGTGTTATGCAAAAAGGCCTCGATGTGGCAACGGCTGCTAAGTACTATAGTATGTTGACCATCGGTGATGGTTTGATGGGGCAGATTCCAGCTCTTATCATTTCAACAGCAGCCGGTATTATCGTGACTCGTAGTAGCAGTGGCGAAAATATGGGGGCAGAGGTAACAGGACAACTTTTTGTAAATCCTCGTGCGATTTATATCACGGGTGGTGTTTTAGCTGTTCTAGCAATCATACCAGGTTTACCAACATTACCATTCTTGATTATGGGTGCAGGTTTAGTTTCTTTTGGATGGATTGTGGCTCAATACAAAGTTGAAGCTATTCAAAACGAAAAGAAAAAAGCAGAAG encodes the following:
- the flhB gene encoding flagellar biosynthesis protein FlhB, with translation MADDQGEKTEQATDAKREEFRKRGQVAMTRELSTALFFLVSAGVLYASSRFVMQNIVEIFNRTMGAELVYMVREGRFIEMLVFAGYKLGLLITPLMLAALVIGVLSQVLQTGLLQNEEALQPNLNKLNPLSGLKRIFSVRGLGELLKSIMKMVAICLIVYKILKSEINLIPYLSGYDVQQIMGYLGVIVFKLFLTAGIFMLVLAAADYFFQRWRLEKEMMMTKQEVKEEHKSREGDPIIKARIRKVQREMASRKMMADVPKGDVVVTNPTHIAVVLKYSDNLPAPQLIAKGGDHVAEKIKQIARDNNIPIIENKPLARTIFKTMKIGQVIPRELFVAVAEVLSYVYRLRRKKRNAGSRVQPEQGI